One stretch of Lucilia cuprina isolate Lc7/37 chromosome 6, ASM2204524v1, whole genome shotgun sequence DNA includes these proteins:
- the LOC124420769 gene encoding transcription factor grauzone-like: MNCLLCLKIIEDVKNGIAINSNVWQELNIQYIIEKYLWKMENLNSDSHVCQACWQELFNFHNFYTDIEKAHTNLNTLIKTELISDDISSEKNEVVEKIDNTQLEPEILLLKEENPLEIFEKEDVEEFSSSKKRLKRKCTSKRVRNDEQTPEKIVRKKRTKKEKSKAETKKIESETNQEKTNKDSENITKESNSNESSNEQEDSKFESDDEEPTNTVESLKLHAQRQEYDKFIAENLEIICTICQIPLETFSITVKHYKEEHNQRGYAICCNRKLYDRSEIMDHFKLHEDPEYFKCKYCNKVLSSRVCLKLHIKNVHEHKGIECDICGKSLSTEFSLKMHKLMHDAENNEKIPCKQCDKSYLSKYSLANHIRAVHLKTYHKICDLCGASISGKSRFKRHMLEHEGKPPPIVTCEVCGRRLADMKCLKRHMNSHHPPEGVKNEFNCPICKKIFASPYNVKMHIKVVHENSYERKCNLCEKTFKRPDALKDHMAKHIGKPLHSCGFCPKTFYSNGQMHAHRKRVHPLEWQESVREKFSGNLPEKYIAKPLENQ, from the exons atgaattgtttattgtgtttaaaaataattgaagatGTTAAAAATGGTATAGCAATCAATTCCAACGTTTGGCAAGAActaaatatacaatatattatagaaaaatacctTTGGAAAATG gaaaatttaaattctgaCTCGCATGTATGTCAAGCATGTTGGCAGGAATTGTTCAATTTCCATAACTTTTACACTGATATAGAAAAGGctcatacaaatttaaatactttaataaaaacGGAATTAATTTCCGATGATATTTCCAGCGAGAAGAACGAAGTAGTAGAGAAAATAGATAACACTCAACTAGAACCGGAAATACTTCTATTAAAAGAGGAAAATCCTTTGGAAATCTTTGAAAAAGAGGATGTAGAAGAATTTAGTAGTTCCAAGAAACGTTTAAAGCGTAAATGTACATCTAAAAGAGTTAGAAATGATGAACAAACTCCGGAGAAAATTGTTAGGAAAAAACGaactaaaaaggaaaaaagtaaagctgaaacaaaaaaaatagaaagtgAAACAAATCAAGAAAAAACTAATAAGGATTCGGAAAATATCACTAAAGAAAGCAATTCCAATGAAAGTTCTAATGAACAGGAAGATTCAAAATTTGAAAGTGATGATGAAGAACCCACAAATACGGTTGAATCGCTTAAATTGCATGCTCAACGTCAGGAATATGATAAATTTATAGCCGAAAATCTGGAAATAATCTGTACCATTTGTCAAATTCCACTAGAAACATTTTCCATTACCGTTAAACATTATAAGGAAGAACATAATCAACGTGGTTATGCCATTTGTTGTAATCGAAAACTGTATGATCGTTCTGAGATAATGGATCATTTTAAGCTGCATGAAGACCccgaatattttaaatgtaaatattgtaaCAAGGTATTATCGAGTCGGGTTTGTTTGAAATTGCATATTAAAAACGTACACGAACACAAGGGCATTGAGTGTGACATCTGTGGAAAAAGTCTGTCAACGGAATTTAGCcttaaaatgcataaattgaTGCATGACgctgaaaataatgaaaaaatcccATGCAAACAATGTGATAAGTC CTACCTCTCGAAATATTCCTTAGCCAATCACATACGCGCTGTACATTTAAAAACTTATCACAAAATTTGTGATTTATGTGGTGCCTCTATATCCGGAAAGTCAAGATTTAAACGTCACATGCTTGAGCATGAAGGTAAACCGCCACCCATAGTAACATGTGAAGTCTGCGGTCGTCGTCTGGCCGATATGAAATGCTTAAAACGTCACATGAATTCTCATCATCCGCCCGAAGGTGTTAAGAATGAATTTAACTGTCCCATATGTAAGAAAATCTTTGCTAGCCCTTATAATgtaaaaatgcatataaaagTTGTACACGAAAATAGTTATGaaagaaaatgtaatttatgtGAGAAAACCTTCAAAAGACCCGATGCTTTAAAG GATCACATGGCCAAGCATATTGGCAAACCGTTACATTCCTGTGGTTTTTGCCCTAAAACATTTTATTCGAATGGCCAGATGCATGCTCATCGAAAAAGAGTTCATCCATTGGAATGGCAAGAATCGGTACGAGAAAAGTTTTCCGGAAATTTACcagaaaaatatattgcaaaaccattagaaaatcaataa